Proteins encoded in a region of the Lemur catta isolate mLemCat1 chromosome 14, mLemCat1.pri, whole genome shotgun sequence genome:
- the LRIT2 gene encoding leucine-rich repeat, immunoglobulin-like domain and transmembrane domain-containing protein 2, which produces MASVFHYFLLVLAFLDRYSAQSFCLPGCTCSEESFGRTLQCMSVSLEKISGKLPEEFKQVRIENSPLFELPRGCFINMSTLEYLWLNFNNVTVIHLGALEHLPELRELRLEGNKLRSVPWTAFRATPLLRVLDLKHNKIDVLPEVALQFLANLTYLDLSSNRLTVVSKSIFLNWPAYQKRRQPGCGAEVLSSLVVALHNNPWVCDCRLRRLVQFVKSVTLPVILVNPYLICQGPPSKAGQLFHETELNACMKPQISTPSANVTIWVGQNVTLRCLAQASPSPTIAWTYPLSMWREFDGLLGGKHLTPVVTSSAAEDAALSELTIPAAHLVDSGNYTCAASNAIGRSTLVVSLHVQPAPAPPAPHSLSVPSEGSAYVDLRVAKQTVHGILLEWLAVADAPQEERFTLYIASDEALRKEVVHIGPGINTYAVDGLLPGTKYKACLSLGGQPPHQGQCVVFVTGRDSGGLEARERLLHVTVVLCAVLLAVPAGAYAWAAQSPCSCSEWGLRCCPHRRKAPRCPPAALQCRDLPAVCEDSEGHMDPEGDEEKEGEEDSP; this is translated from the exons ATGGCTTCAGTTTTTCACTATTTCCTGTTAGTTCTGGCCTTTCTGGATAGATACTCAGCTCAGTCTTTCTGCCTGCCAGGATGTACCTGCTCAGAGGAGAGTTTTGGCAG GACTCTGCAGTGCATGTCTGTATCTTTGGAAAAGATCTCAGGGAAACTTCCTGAAGAGTTCAAGCAAGTGAGAATTGAAAACTCACCCTTATTTGAGCTTCCCCGAGGGTGTTTTATCAACATGAGCACCTTGGAATACCTTTGGCTCAACTTTAACAATGTCACTGTGATCCACCTAGGAGCCCTGGAGCACCTGCCAGAACTGAgagagctgaggctggaggggaaCAAACTTCGTTCAGTACCGTGGACAGCGTTCCGGGCCACCCCGCTCCTGAGGGTCCTGGATCTCAAACACAACAAGATTGATGTACTCCCTGAGGTGGCTCTGCAGTTCTTGGCCAACCTGACCTACCTTGACCTATCCTCCAACAGACTTACAGTTGTGTCCAAGAGCATCTTCTTGAACTGGCCGGCCTACCAGAAACGCCGGCAGCCTGGATGTGGGGCTGAGGTTCTCTCCAGCCTGGTGGTGGCGCTGCACAACAACCCCTGGGTGTGTGACTGTCGCCTAAGGAGACTCGTCCAGTTTGTCAAGTCTGTGACCCTCCCAGTCATCCTGGTGAATCCCTACCTGATATGCCAGGGCCCTCCCTCCAAGGCAGGACAGCTTTTTCATGAAACTGAGCTCAATGCTTGCATGAAGCCACAGATCTCAACCCCCAGTGCCAATGTCACCATCTGGGTGGGACAGAATGTGACCCTGCGATGCTTGGCACAGGCCAGCCCCTCACCAACCATTGCATGGACTTATCCCCTGAGCATGTGGAGAGAATTTGATG ggctgctgggaggcaAACACCTTACACCAG TGGTGACCTCTTCTGCCGCAGAGGACGCTGCTCTGTCGGAGCTGACCATACCTGCTGCCCACCTGGTAGACAGCGGCAATTACACCTGTGCGGCCTCCAACGCCATCGGCAGGAGCACCCTTGTCGTCTCCCTCCACGTccagcctgccccagccccgcctGCACCTCATTCTCTGTCCGTCCCCTCGGAGGGCAGTGCCTACGTTGACCTGCGGGTGGCCAAGCAGACGGTGCATGGGATCTTGCTGGAGTGGCTCGCGGTGGCCGATGCCCCCCAGGAGGAGCGGTTCACCCTCTACATTGCGTCTGACGAAGCCCTCAGGAAAGAGGTGGTCCACATCGGCCCCGGGATCAACACCTATGCGGTGGACGGCCTCCTTCCTGGCACGAAATACAAGGCCTGCCTCAGCCTGGGGGGCCAGCCCCCACACCAGGGCCAGTGTGTGGTCTTTGTGACAGGCCGAGACAGCGGCGGGCTGGAGGCCCGCGAGCGCCTGCTGCACGTCACCGTGGTCCTGTGCGCTGTGCTGCTGGCGGTGCCCGCGGGCGCCTACGCCTGGGCGGCCCAGAGCCCCTGCAGCTGCAGCGAGTGGGGCCTGCGCTGCTGTCCTCATCGCAGGAAAGCCCCCAGGTGCCCCCCTGCGGCCCTGCAGTGCAGGGACCTCCCAGCTGTCTGTGAGGACAGTGAGGGGCACATGGACCCCGAGGGGGAcgaggagaaagaaggagaggaagacagCCCCTGA